The genomic stretch GGGGCCAGGCATGCCGGCGGCGATGAGCCGGTCACGGATGACTGCGGCGGTGGCGTGCGGCAGCAGACAGGCGGGGCTGCCACCGGTCCACGTCCTGGTGGTGCCCTCGGTGTCGACGGTCAGGCCGCGGCTGCGTAGTGCGTGGTGGGCGTGGCGTCCCCAGCGGGGGTCGTTACCGGACCCGGCGAGAGCGGCTTGGAACGCCTGGTGGTAGGCGTTGAAGAGGTGGTCGGCCTCGTCGAGGTCGGGGGCGGACAGCACGGCGGTTTGCCAGGTCGGCTCGAATTCCTCCACTACCAACAGGCCCTCGGGTGCGAGCGCGTCAACGAGTCGGTCGAGGGTTGCCTCCCGCTCGCGCGCCGGGAGATGTCCTAGGTCGTGTGTCATAAGTGCCGTTCGAGGCGCCGGAGCCAGTTGTCGATCATGCTGATGGTGGCGGTGGCTTCGTAGCGCACTGCGAGTTTGTCGTAGCGGGTAGCCACGGCACGGTGCTGTTTGAGCAGGCTGATGCCGCACTCCACGGCGTGACGCTGCCGGTATGCGCTGGGGTCGAAGGCGGGTGGCCGGCCACCCGCCGAGCCCTTCTTACGACGGTTCGCGGCCTGGTCGGCCTTGACCGGGATGACACAGCCGATACCACGGCGCCGCAGGTAGCCGCGGTTGGCCTTGCTGCTGTACGCCTTGTCCGCCAGGACCCGCTGCGGCCGACACCGGGGCCGCCCGACACCGAGACGAGGCACCCGGATGCGGTCCAGCACAGTGGTGAACTGCGGGCTGTCGCCGCGCTGCCCACCGGTGATGACGAACGCCAGCACCATGCGGCCCTGCTCGCAGGCCAGGTGCAGCTTGGTCGTCAGACCGCCCCGGGACCGGCCCAGCGCGTGATCCGCCGGCTCGGCGGCGCTGCTGCCGCCCGGCGGCTCGACCTGCGTGTGACTGCCCCGGCGGGCGCCGGCGGCGTGCTGATGCGCCCGCACGATCGTGGAGTCCACACTCACGTCCCAGGAGATCAACCCGAGCGCGTCGGCCCTACCCTGCAACCCGGCCAGGATCCCCGCCCACACCCCCGCCCGCTGCCAGCGCCGGTACAGCCCGTACACCGTCCGCCAGTGCCCATAGCAGTCCGGCACGTCCCGCCACGGCGCACCCGTACGGACCCGCCACCTGATCCCGTCAATGAGCTGCCGCTTGCTCCACTTCGGCGGCCGACCCGGCTTCTTCCGCCCGGGCAGCAACGGCTCCAGCACCGCCCACTGCGCGTCGGTCAGGTCGTGCCGCCTCGTCACCGCTACGCTGGCCACGAGGTCTCCGTGCAGATGGTTGTCTTGGTCGATAACCCATCTACCGGAGACCTCACCGCATATCGATCACCGACACACCCAGCCGATCACCTCACAGCAGGGCCACGGGCACTTATGACACACGGCCTAGGAGCAGACGGACGTGGATGATGTGGAAGGGGCCTGGCGGTAGTGGGTCGGTGACGATGTCGTGGCGGAGCAGCGTGACGCGGGGGTGTCGGCGGCACGGGGTGAGGTCGAGATCCGTGGCGGTGACCTCGCCTTTGTGGGCCATTTCGGCGAGGGTCGCGGCGATGCTGCTGGCGCCGACGGCGATGACCAGGCAGCGGGCGTCGGCTCGTACGCCGACGTGGCGGATCCGTTGTCGGGAGATCGGGTCGTAGGTGCCGGCCAGCGCGTCGAGCATCACCGCGCCGCCACTGCTGTCGGCGGCTGGGCTGTCCTGGAAGAGGTAACCGGACGTGGACGTAGACATGGGGCGCTCCATCGGGGGGTGTGTAGGGGCAGATGGTCAGGCGGTGGTGTCGCGGACCCACGGGGCTGCCGCGCGGCAGGTGAGGGTGAGTAGCCCGAACAGGGCGGTGCTCATCGCGGCGAGCAGGGTGATGGCGGCGAACGCGAGGTCGGCGCGGGTGCCGGCGTTCTGGATGACGACACCGAGTCCGGCGAGCCCGCCGAACAACTCGGACACGACGGCGCCGATCAGCGCTAGCGGTAACGCGATTCGTAGTCCGTTGAATAGGTGTGGCAGGGCTGCGGGTAGGCGGATCGTGGCGAAGGTTCGCCAGCGGGAGGCAGTGAGGGATCGGGCCAGTTCGACCAGTTCGGTTGGGGTGGTGGTGAGTCCGGCGGTGGTCGCGAGTGCGATCGGGAGGAAGCACATCAGCCAGACCAGGACGATCTTCGGTCCGGTGCCGAATCCGAGTGCGATGATCAGGACCGGTACCAGGGCGGGTTTCGGGATGGTGCTGAGGATCAGCAGGGTCGGTGTCACCGCCTGGGCGAGGCGGCGGGACATCGCCAGGACGATGCCGAGTGCCAGGGCGGTGGCGATGGCCAGGGCGTAGCCGGCCATCGCGGTGGCGAGGGTGACGCCCGCGTGGTGCAGCAGGTAGCCGGGTTGGTCCCGGATGGCGGCGGCGACCGCTGGTGGTGCCGGTACCACGTACGGGGCCACGTCCAGCAACTCCACGGCCGCCCACCAGCCGGCGACCAGTCCGACCATGCCCGCCAGCGGCGCGACCGCCCCCGCCACGGCCGCTCTGAGACGACCGGTGAATGACGCTAGAAGGTCTGTC from Micromonospora craniellae encodes the following:
- a CDS encoding IS5 family transposase — translated: MASVAVTRRHDLTDAQWAVLEPLLPGRKKPGRPPKWSKRQLIDGIRWRVRTGAPWRDVPDCYGHWRTVYGLYRRWQRAGVWAGILAGLQGRADALGLISWDVSVDSTIVRAHQHAAGARRGSHTQVEPPGGSSAAEPADHALGRSRGGLTTKLHLACEQGRMVLAFVITGGQRGDSPQFTTVLDRIRVPRLGVGRPRCRPQRVLADKAYSSKANRGYLRRRGIGCVIPVKADQAANRRKKGSAGGRPPAFDPSAYRQRHAVECGISLLKQHRAVATRYDKLAVRYEATATISMIDNWLRRLERHL
- a CDS encoding class I SAM-dependent methyltransferase, which gives rise to MSTSTSGYLFQDSPAADSSGGAVMLDALAGTYDPISRQRIRHVGVRADARCLVIAVGASSIAATLAEMAHKGEVTATDLDLTPCRRHPRVTLLRHDIVTDPLPPGPFHIIHVRLLLGRVS
- a CDS encoding ABC transporter permease, coding for MAGAVAPLAGMVGLVAGWWAAVELLDVAPYVVPAPPAVAAAIRDQPGYLLHHAGVTLATAMAGYALAIATALALGIVLAMSRRLAQAVTPTLLILSTIPKPALVPVLIIALGFGTGPKIVLVWLMCFLPIALATTAGLTTTPTELVELARSLTASRWRTFATIRLPAALPHLFNGLRIALPLALIGAVVSELFGGLAGLGVVIQNAGTRADLAFAAITLLAAMSTALFGLLTLTCRAAAPWVRDTTA